In Lycium ferocissimum isolate CSIRO_LF1 chromosome 3, AGI_CSIRO_Lferr_CH_V1, whole genome shotgun sequence, the genomic window CTAGAAATAGGTACTATAGCAACGGTTTTGTCGCAACGGTTGTTGAACCGTTGCAATAGACTATTTATTGCAACAGTTATTCTGCAACGATTTCACAATCGTTGCAATAGATGTCTATTGCAACAGGCACTTCGCGACGATTATGAAACCGTTTCAATAAGATGCCAATTGCAACGGTTATGTTGTTACGGTTGCATAACTGTTGCAATACACTTCTACTGCAACGGTTGACTTCTCtctctatttcttttttttttgtcctttttcatTTGCTTATTACTATCCGCTTCAACCCTATCCCCCTATCTTCTGGTCATTCTCTCTCTTCCCCATCTTCTACTTCTCTTTATCTCTCCATAGCGCTTCGACTTGTCCATCATTTTCTTATTAAGAGCGAATTTTAGGTTTCATTAAATAATCTATGGTGTAATTGATTCAGGATGCCCATTCAGAGCTTTTTATTTGGTAGAACACACTGATAAATTTGTACCACTGCAATCTCGTTGCCAAGCTCGAACAGTTCATCCCTCGTTTGATTTCATTGTCAATTTTCAGGTCACTTTTTCTATTATCTCCATACTCGTTTGATTTCATTGTTTCTTAAGATTTTTTTTGCTTGTTTACATTTGTGAGCAACTATGGTTTTTATAGATCTAGATTCTAGACGAACTCTGCTTCAATCAAGCTCCATGTAGATCTAGACCAAGTTTTGGTTCTTGTGATAAGTTACGATTTTTGTTCTTACATGGTCTTCTCCACGTTTTTGCACTGGCATAGGTTCCAATCTTGTTGTTTTAAGATTCCATTTTTAGGTTTTGCATAAATAGTGCTTTCTTTCACCTAATTAGTCTTTTTCATTGTTAAGTTGCGGAATGGTTTGAGGTGGGCTACGCACCAAAGTTGTTTGATGATATGCTTGGATCATCTTATTTGATACTTATTTTGGGGTTATGCTCGTAGCTAAATTGTTTACTTTAGATAAAGGTGAACTGAACTATCATGGTTTGGCAAGCTTTTATCTTGTTGgttaaaattaaagaaagtAACGACTATGGAGATAAGAAATCAACAAAGAACTATCAAAAGTTGAAGCACTAAAAGCAGAGTTATTACCCAAGTGAGATAGACTACATGCTTTTAGAGCTAGAGCCTTTTTCCCAACTGAAAcaattatcaaactcaatgtcTTGTTTCTACTACATTGATTCACACTACTTCCCCTGTTTCTATCAATTCTTCACATGACAAATTGATCTGTTTTTCTcccaaatttcttcaattcttgaTAAATTTTTAATTGCTTTTACATTATAATTTTCAACATTTTAACTATTGTAGAAGAATGAGTATAAGTTCGGATCGACATGTGTGCTTGGGATCAACAAATACTAAATCGAGGGCAATTTCATCTTTTGACTAGAACTTAAGCAATGTGTCCATAATATTTTACAACTCCATGTATAACCATGTATAAAAAAAACATGACCATGTAGGCTTTTCCTAAATCTTCCACAACTTTCGTCGGTACCCAAGCTCTAGCTTTAGTTGCAACTGCGCAGGGTAGCATTTTAGATTTTCTGGCAAGCATGTATCCTTCGATCAAAATTCTGGTAAAGCTATGAAAAGGTACGCATTGCTTAGCCTTACACCTCTCAATTCTCGTGTTTTCCTCTATGTATGGTAGTGTAATTAAGTTATATGATTGAGCTGATGACCTTGAGGTGTTTGATAGTTAATATTTTACACAGTTGTGTGTATACGGTTAATTCAAAAGAGAAAATAAGCACGGTCTTCCAGTATTGGTGAAGTTAAAAGGTGATGGAACCTGATAACAATGAAGATAGTGATTTTCCCTTCTCTTTTGTTTGTAAACTTTCTGAAAGGTATTTTTTTATTACCTATATTTTCATTAAACATATAAAGCTAATATTTAGAAACATATACAtttttgtaatatttattttatatatatataacttatctGGTTTCAACGTGTCAGCTTAGGTGTCAATCAATTTCAAGttgagggtatatttgacttTCACTATTAAGTTTACGTGTCTTTTATCCTTCGCCTAAATAGACACGTATCACTCCCTTTCTACATCTTCCACTCCAGTACTTCTCTGTTCGGCTTTTTCATGCTCTTTCTCTGCTGATTTGTATATTGAATTCTgagtaataataatagaaagGAACTGCAAATTTTTCTTATACAGAAGCCGGACACGGATTTTGTGGGAAGAAGTAGGGTTCTGAAAAGAGAGCAACGATGATGGTGATAGGCTGATTTTATCAGTTTAAGCCTGTAAGCATTTTCCCACAATAATCTACAAGAAAATATGTGTCGATTGTATTAATTTCTGTGCGAAGTCTGCTCGATCCTCATTTTGAGCATTGAAAAATGCTTTCCCCCTCTCTTGTGATCGTCATGaaagagttttgtttgaattattAGAGTTTAGGAAGTGGTTCGTTGTGCTATTTATTCAGTCTTAGAATATCAATTAGTCAAACTGAAATTAAGTAGAAATTAGAAGATATGCTTTGGGCCATTTTTTGATTGGGGATTTATGAAGAGAATCTGggcttcttccttttttttttttagatttaaaaaaaataagataatctGATGTTGGAATTATTTGTCTGCCCCTAACTTGGATTAGTACTTATTTTGCTCTGAGCAAGGACATAAACTATATATGGTGAAATTGTTTCAGTTTTTGTTTCATTCAGTATCCTATTTTGTCACTCATGAGTATTACTATTGTCCAGAGAAAATTGGCGTTGCAAGGAGGAGGGAGTTCCGCAATCGGTGATAggaggaaagtaaacaagaatgATAGTGGTTGTAAGGTGGGAGGTCATCCTTTGCGATGCCTCCTGGATTTAATAACTTGAAAAAAGCTAAGAGCGAGAACGAGACGGATAAATTGCAAGGTTTAATGGAATGGGGCGGTGATGGGCTCATCGGTTTGCCAAGACTAGGACTGGGTAGTAAAAAGAAGAGCATTGCTAAGATGTTCCAGGTGCATACTTGAAACTTTATTTTGTGCATTTCTTATAATTTCAACTTTGACCAATGGCTGTTTAGATTCCAAGATTCAACTAAAAGTTTGTTATTTGCTATGTTGAGGCATTCTCCGTTTTTACTATGGATGTGTTTGGAAAAGCTTTCTTTGTTGACCAAGGTTGAAGAATTCAAAATCTGTGAAACAATAAAAAGTTCAATCTGAATGTTCATTTTTAAGACAAGAAGTAAAATCTTAAACTGCTGCACTTTCAGGCTAAAAATTACTTAAAAGTCGAATTGTGACAATAGATAACTCTACGACTAAATTTATAAAAGAAGGTTGTTGCGAAAGCTGTACTTTTTTCTGTTGcttctctttctctcctttttattttcatatttttcatgtatatgAAGATAAGATAggaatacacatatatagtgGGCACTTGCTGTTACATCCTCATTCTATATACAAGTTTATGTATAATTCTAATGCATCATCACCATGATGAGTTCTTTTATGGCCTTCTTTTTGTTCCTTTGTTGTTTATCTCTCTATCCCTCTCACTCTAACTCGATTTATCTGTATTCTTGGAAATGTAATACGAAGGAATccattataaatttattatatgATTATTGTGTTGAATGTTGTTTATCGGATGAGTTCTATTTGGTGTTTTCATTTTGAGTGCATTGGACATGACATGTCTTGGTAAGTTCGTGCGATCGTTTGACGTGAAGCCCTTCCACACCTCTATGAGCATCTCCTCTCGGGATTCACCTTGCAGGACAATAAAAGAAAGGCGGTTAAAAAACGGCCATTTGCTTCTACCCGTACTCTTTTGTTTGTTCAAACAAAACTTCGTTACTCCCCTCTTCTACATCATTTCTTTGTCTACTTGTGTTTTACTTTTACTATTCTATTTACATTAAGATCAGTGCCTAATTAACTTTTGCGTCCCCGAAAGGCGAACATCTCCATATGAGTGGTTATTACTTCATGCTATTCTTGGAagactaagaaaaaaaaatttgtatatgACTTGAATATATATAGGGCATATATCAATTGGGACAAAAAAGAGTATAGTTGGCACTCACAAACCTCTATTTACATAGGCAGAGCTAGCTAGAGAATTTAATAATATGCTCCTGTGACTGGTCTGTACATGGAGTCTTTTCTTAACATGTGATTTGTGGGGTGTTTTCTTAACATGTGATTTGGAAGTCCTGGAAGGTAATTTGTATTCTTGCTCTTCAGATTTTCGTTTACTCTCTGCTCTCATTTAAAAAGTGGATAAAAATAAGCTGGGGAAATCACTCTTCTTGTGGAAGTAATAACTAAGAAGCATTTCAAGAGTTGTTCCCCGCACTCTATATTTAAGATGTGTGTGCCTAAATTCAAAGCATTAGCAAATTTTACATTAAAGTTAGGTTTTACATATTGTAGCGGGTAAAATGAtggtctttcatttcattttgatGAAGTTACTTATCATTTACTATTATCAGTTTTATCGcactattttatatttatttctaattttttggGACTATGTTGAATTTTTCCAGTTAGCAAGGTAATTAGCCTTCTCTTTTCTAATATCATAGTGTTCTTCACAGAACAATTTCAAATAATGCTTGTTGGGGATATCTTTTTATCATGGTTGCTGAATATTCAGATACCTTTTTACTACAACTAAGTTGTAAAGAAAGGTGTTTAAGGGTGAGTACATGAGATAGTTATCTTgaattatatttctttcttttttcctacaCCCGATGCATTACATTAAAGGGATTAGACCTGCAGTAGATTTCATTGAATATAGCTTTTTGCTAGTACCTTTTCAGCTGAAAATGGTATATGGACAGGATAAGTTGCAGGGACTATGTTGTGGCTTATGCTTTGGTGGTTTAACCTTTGTCTATGATTACTAGTAATAGTTAAAAGAAGAGAACTTAAGAATTCTTCCATGAATTGTTTTCTTGCTTGGAGAAGAAACATTATTTGGTTGagtatttaaattattttattacacAGGAGTAATGCATATCCCAGACATTACTATTTTGTATTAGCGTTCAAATTTGatgtcttttatttttaattaatgggcAAATAATTAGTGTATCTACATCTGATAAAAGATTACTTTTTTGATGGTTTTGTAGGCAAGGCAAATGAACAGGAAGTTGATGAAAGCAATGAAGACCTTTACTTTAgaatatttattcattgtttttgGACCTTTTAGATGTTCTGTGAAACTTTTACTTCGGAAAATTTTGTAGACTTACACTATGTTAACTCTTGAATTGTCAAACAATATtgtatattttacttttacatGTGAATAATACTAATCGGATGATTTGGATTATGACTTTGTTGATGAACATTTTACTTTCGCGGatctatataaattttattgtattCTATTTTATCATTTAGGTGAATAATTATTGTAATAGACAACCAAATAGTTTCAATAACTCCTAAAAAGTGTTGCAGTAGCTCTTAATAACCGTTGCAATAGCCCCTCATAGCTGTTGCTACAGTATCGAAAGTTTGTTGCAAATGACACAACAACCTTTGCATAAGATGATAATGCAGCGGTTCCCAAACTGTCCCATTACTTTAAACAACCGTTGCAACAGGTTTTGCTATTGCAACAGTTCAGAAAACTGTTGCTATATATTgtctattgcaacggttttGTAGCGGTTGCTAAAAACCGTCGCGGTAGACCTATTACTGCGACTTTGTTATGGATTCCCGAAACAAAATCGCGATAGATCTATTACAACGGTTTTCCTATCTATTGCAACGGTAGTTGAACCGTTGCAGTAGGCCATTTTTCTAGtagtgtgtcctagtccggcaataaagtgagttgaacacttacgaGGATTTTCAAACCGAAAAACCCCTTTTCTAAGGGGAatttttgccgaaatttttctcgAACTTATGATAAGAATAAATGACACTTTTTTTGCGGAAAACTTAAACatctttaataaataattacaataatcacacattgaagctcgtaggtcaaccgtattctatggatcattaatactagggtgcttaaaacctttcctaggggatcaccagaaccttacctcgaactttggtaccaaaatatttctctcttgcttgaaaaatcttttttacccgatttttcctagttttccttaaataaattaggtggcgactctaaaaaacgtaaaattcaattagagcaccaacaacctcatatTAGCTTTTATGtgcccgcgtaaaagtgaaccgtaacaatcTGCCTGTACCCttcttcttcgttacctaacatgcCATCaaaacaatggtatgcctgagtactggatactcagtgagtgtctaagggaAATAGTTAAACAAATCAAAGTAGtcataaaacaataataatcagtaaaataataataaatgaaataatttGTAAACCCGAATCTCaattctcaagtcatcatctcaCAATAaagacatttcatatcataaccAATGAAGAAATCTTATTCATACcacttattcaatttcaagttcaagaagtcCATTCAACAGCAAAATAAGTTTTaggtccaacctttagaaaaatgagttcaatcatccaataatgggaaaaacgagtttcacaaagtagtatagttcgtataaggtttgacgcgggcttgaccctacacacgcTTGACCTTGTCTAAaggaaatcatctttaattctgaaagaacttccaccaaacaagaATTTTAATCATGCTCATATTCCAAAGAACGATTTCAGGTCACGAACAATCATCTACACGTTTCAAACAAGATAACATACttgaaaaagaagatttttgaaaagtagacatacctcaattccCGTTAAAAGCTAGAAAACGGGTTCTTCCGAGTTCAACAATCGTTCTACCATGGTTATTAATAACAAAGTTTAGAACTTTAACCAATTCTagggatttctacccttattcgaaaaactagggcttttctaGCCTTAAAGCTTGTTCTTGAATCCTTATGTGATCATTAGTGAATGCTAATCTTGTAGTATGCTCTATACTAGTCCAAACCTCATTAAATAATCTCATTAAAATCAGAAGTCTTACCTTTTGATGGAATCCCACTTGGCCCttatcttcttctttcctttagtttttaagaatctagggtttgggaAGATGAACTAATGTCAAAGAGGATTGaattttctgtagaattgaTAGAGATGGATTAGGAACTCACTTTAGGGTTTGAGAGAAATCTCTAGGGTTTATTTCGTCCAAAAAGTCAGCCAAAAAGAAGTAGGGAAAGTTTATAACcaagttaggcttttaaaaGGATTGTTCTCGATGTGCGGCTGCACAGCTGGAGGCCCACTTCGCGCAGCTATGGAAGTAACACTGCCTCCGGTGCACGATCATGCAGCTGAAGCCACTTTACGCAGCTGAAGCCACTTCGCGCAGACTACGTAGTGCccagtaaaataggcataactcctagcacagagctccgATTGAGCTCTATAAGATTTGGTTggaaggtatttcaaagacctacaactttcatgttttgagttttctcaattTCCCAATGCAACTACCTAAAAACTGGACATAACTGAAAACTGTCTCAAACTTAGATGAATTTCAGGATTTCTAACGAACTTTCTTATCTTGTTTGATCCCGAAAAGATCATTTAACACTTGTACCCACGCCGAAGGGATCCATGATGACATTTAATCCCCAATTATttcacattcacacctaactcggatttacaggatgttacattatccctcccttaggatcattcgtccccgaatgaaagTCAGGGCCTAAGATTTTTCACTAAACCTCCAAATTTTTAGAATTTCTAGAGTTCTTTTGTATTGCAAGTTGTCTTCAAACGAATCTCATTTAATATACGACAATAACCATATGGTCCTCGCAGAGACTCCACGACTACACCCGGAACAAACACGAGAATGAAATAAGGGATTCACACCTATAGTTTATCTCAAGATTTAACGATATTACTCTTCCAATCTGTAACGGGTTCATCTAGAAATACAAGCATAACTATTTTTAATCGGCAACCTAGAATTGCATAACACTTGGAAAGACAATCTATCCCAATAATCACTTCAAAGTTTCACCATTCCTATTTCGAACAAATCAGAAGTAGTCTCACGGCCCTTAACTACGGCAGCACAATCTCTATAGATTCTAGTAGCAATAACGAGGATACTAGCAAGGGTATTCATAGTATAGGGTTCTACCAATTGTTTCATTCCACACTAAAATCAAGGACAAGATACTGAGTTATATAAGAAACAGTCAAACTCGAATCGATCTGCAAATATGCTTCAAGAGAACATATAGTTAGAATAACTATGACCACGACGTCAGGGTATTCCGCCACCTCCCTACGAGTCAAACCATAAAGTCGAACTTGTCCCCCATTAGCGGTGTTAGCAACTACTTTACCAGACCCATTACCACGAGCATTAGGAGTGTTGTTAGCATTACGTCGGACGGGTTATTCACTGCAGCCGGAAGGGGTTAGCGCCATTTTATGCGGCCACTTCCTACACTCCTCTTAATGTGACCCGCCCCGCACCCGATAGAATAATGCGATCCTCTCGTCCGGATAAGTGTCTGTGCCACCTACAACGAGATACGTATGTTCTGGTATTGTTCCTGCGACCTTGTCCCACGATGGAACGCCACGTTGCGGAAACGGAGGCGGTGAATCGGGTGAAATTTCCTTTTCATTGCCCTCAATCATACGAACCAGCGAAACCACCCGCAGATCGACCCTTATTAATTTGTTCGCTTTCAAGCGTCTCTTCGCCCTTATAATTCACTTATTGCTCACCGAACCCAACCAAAGATGAAAATGTAcaagtaggagacatagcaGCAACAACACACAGAGACTTGATACGTGGCACTAAACCACGCACAAATCGGGTCAACTTGTGCTTTTTAATCGAAATCATATACGGCTCATACCTCGCCAGACGGGTGAACTTCAAGCTGTACTCACGAACAGACATAGTGCCCTGCTCAATCTTCTCAAACTTAGTAGCCATAGCAAACCGCTCCTCGTTAGATAGAAACCTCTTTATGAATGCCCCCTCAAATTAAGCCCAAGTAGGAGCTGGAGCATTATTACCTCGCTCAATCTCCTACACTTCGAACCAAGCATGAGCAACATCTTTCAATTAATATGATGCGAATTCCATGTTGAGCGTGACACCCGTAGCCTTTAGAGCTTACAGAAAGTCCTCGTCATAAAAATGCGGGATCGTCCTCCCCTCTCGCGAACCAAAGACTTAGGCGGATTCGGCCCCAAAAAGTACGCTAAGCCTTCCCCCGCCTGATGTCGGATGCGGAACCCTCACGCTGCGGTGGGAACATGACGAAGTAGTAGCATCGAATTGCATTGCGTTATTTGATATCGTACGCATGACGGGGGAGCGATTTGGGCAGGTTAGTCTTCCAGCGCGGTGGTTGTTGGTCTCCACTCTCGTTCTCAACCCTACCATTAGTCTCGGTACATTGCCACGATAGTCAATCCTTGCGGCGGCTCGTCGCAAGATGATGAACAAGAAACTTCACATTATTTCGTAACTAGCGGGTCACGCGGGTCGAAGAAAGCCTTATAACGAGCGCGAGGTGTCGGACACGTCGGAATGATCTGTCCACAACCCAAATAAGCGTGAGTGGCACCCGCCTAATTCCTATTGAGCGAACCCAGTCCATAACCAACCCGTCCAACGTTACCCGATTACTTAGCCATTTTTAGACATATTAGAAATATAACAAAAGTAATAATCATCCAAAACGTCTAGTCATTccataaacaaataaaagagcgaaaatcctaactattacaaccccaaaatccgaaagtcatcgtacaaggactctaaaacataataCATCGAAAGAATGAACAATTTATGCGAACTAAAcataaatgtaaaataaatagaCATCGAAAATGAGAATGATCTTGAGGCGactggcatggataggagcttaCCCTCAGTCTTGTCTATTTGGACTCACGTAAATATAAGGTTTAGTGAACTACTCACGGATAACAATGCACTAAAAGGAATGCGGCGAATAGTATCGATACAAACCGCCCATGTACTATAGATATCGTTAGCCGACTAAGATTAATTATTGTCGCGACATCACAAAATGATAAAATGAGCggagataggcacaacaacacatagcCACAAGAACTTATCAACGAGAATGCGTCTTATTACCCGAATAATATAGgccagcaacaacaacaatcattgCAGTGCTTTCTGACCCGTATCTGTCCGATAGAAATAGTAACTGTGAATTATCTATTCCATTTACATGTCTGTACACTACGCTAAATGTTAATGtttgcccaaatagccatgacctctGAGAACCCATGGTGTCCGTGTACCACCGGCTCAGCCCGACCTGGGATAAGCTGAGCCACGTATAGGCCCGTCGCGCAGCCGAATGTGCCTTTTACGTATTTTATATGATCTTTTTTATCACAATGTATTTCCGTTCCACAATCAGTGAAATGTGAACAATGCGACCGTCAATACGGGAACATAAATTAAGCGTATCCTGATCCATATCAAGACTTCAGCAATCGGTCCTCGATAGCATGAATAAAGGGATTAAcaaagtcaacaagaagagtattcattaactccttctttatcatatcataatcgttaatcacataatcaatcaaCCAATATCAAGTAAAGGAATTTCCGAACGCACTTTATGTCTGAAGCCCTAATCATCTTATATATCGATTTCATAACATATCTAATCAACTAAttaagtctaactcaagtaggcattaacctacctcgaagcctAGCGGAATAATGCAATAGTTACATGGCACCCGCTTTACCAGGCCCCGGAAAGGCCCTCACCGGCTAGGCGATCCATTTTGACAAGTAGCTCGGCTTTTTCCACcagttttcacccaaaaatcacAACACTAATCCGAGGCCCTACAGACCttaaaacaaaacatgcacatatacataaaaacatgttGCGGACCCACCCGCGGCCTTAAAATTCCCAACTgaggtctagttttctaagtcacccCCATAATGACCTAGCGGGTCATTATAGATCCTAACggaagttcaagctctatatcacaatctagaataaagaagagtgagaaacacctataaatgtcctgGTAGTCTTTTGATCATACAAGTGATCAGGTTGCATaaggaagactccactagacataGCTCCATAGCCACAGACAAATCGTAGGGCACATCTAAACCAAGGCTCTGATTCCAAGCTTGTCATGCCCCAAACCCGAACCTGGACATAACAGGCATCTAATGCTACGAACAACACCGGAGGCACCTTATGAATCAATAACCATCAAGTCCGTTTTAATAATcattcattaactaattaaaagacattataaaaataactaaataaactCATGccataatttaagaaataaaatcagCGAAAGTTTTTAATAAATAGATTTGTCAAAGCATAGAAATACTTCGACTCAACCAATACCCACAAAACAACATCTATCTAAGGAGCCTCTAAGATAATGAATAAACGTCTAACTCATCAGGACGCAGCCCGGAAACTAAAAGCAATGAGTAAAATagagggtgtcccacgaatgaatgtgtgggctcaccaaaagtCTGAAAAGCAGCAAGTACCCCTAATCCGCGAGATTTTCCTGTACCTGCTCTTCTTTGTTACCTAACgtatcatcaaaaaaaaaaaatggtatgcctgagtactgggtactcagtgagtgtctaagggaAATAGTTAAACAAATCAAAGTAATCATAAAacaatcataatcaataaaacaataataaatgaaataatttGTAAACCCAGAAATAGAGTAAGCCATAAACTCAGAAAAATCATCAGAGAATCCAATAATGAAGAATACATCAACTTTAACTCGTTGTCGTTTACCATGTCAAATATGTCACTTACGAACTCAAGATtaccacaagccactcacaagtaaccaaaataccaaaacaagccactcacaggcaaatcaatcaatcgatactccATGCTAGGAAACCAtagaggctaatcgtcctctggactagcacaacaatagatgcACCGGGTTACCTGCctcggaggtcaatcatcctctgaACTGACATAGCAATAGATGCACCGGGCGATACGCCTcagaggtcaatcgtcctctggccTGACACAACAATACTCGTAttgatacgttaggatccataacggctaatcgtTCTTTGGACTAGCACAGtttgcccatacaggcccaaacacaaacaaaatacaaatcatggcatattaatCGAATCATGAATCAAGGCTTAGAGCCAAATCTCACTTCTCCAGTCATCATCTCACAATAGAGACATTTCAGATCATAACCGATGAAGAAATCTTATTCATACCTCTTAttaaatttcaagttcaagaagtcCATTCAACagcaaaataatttttaggtccaacctttagaaaaatgagttcaatcatccaataatgggaaaaacaagtttcacaaagtatagttcgtataaggttcgatgcgggcttgaccctacacacgcatgaccttgtctaaaagaaatcatctttaatttcaaaataacttccaccaaacaagagttttaatcatgttcatattccaaagaaagatttcaagtcacgaacaatCATCTACACATTTCAAACAAGATAACatacttcaaaaaaaaagatttttgaaaagtagacatacctcaattccagCTAAAAGCTAGAAAACGGGTTCTTTCAAGTTCAACAATAGTTCTACAATGGTTATTAATAACAAGGTTTAGAACTTTAACCAATTCTagggatttctacccttattcgaaaaactagggcttttctaGCCTTAAAGCTTATTCTTGAATCCTTAGGTGAATCATTAGTGAATGGTAATCGTGTAGTATGCTCTATACTAGTCCAAACCACattaataatctcataaaaataAGAAGTCTTACCTTTTGATGGAATCCCACTCGCCCCTTCTTTATTTTGTCCTttagttttcaagaatctagggtttgagAAGATGAACTAATGTCAAAGAGGATTGCATTTGGTGCAGAATTGATTGAGATTGACTAGGAACTCACCTTAGGGTTTGAGAGAGATCTCTAGGgttattttcctccaaaaagTCAACAAAAAAGAAGTAGGGAAAATTTATAACAAAGTTAAGATTTTAAAAGGGTCGTTCTCGATGCGCGGCTGCGCTGCTGGAGGCCCACTTAGCGTAGCTGTTAGTGCAGCGATGGAAGTAACATTGCCTTTGGTGCTCGATCGCACAACCGAAGCCACTTCACGCAGCCTGTCGCACAGACTGAGTAGTGCTc contains:
- the LOC132050102 gene encoding pumilio homolog 2-like, whose amino-acid sequence is MPPGFNNLKKAKSENETDKLQGLMEWGGDGLIGLPRLGLGSKKKSIAKMFQARQMNRKLMKAMKTFTLEYLFIVFGPFRCSVKLLLRKIL